CTCTGGCGCGACCTGCGGCGCTGCTGCTTCGACTACCTCGGGAACCGGACCCTCTTCGACCTGGCCATGAGCTCCCGCGACGGTTCGCACGACACTGTTTCGCCCGTCACCCGGGCGCAGGGCATTCCGCCGCACGGCGCGGCGGTATCGGAAGGCGGAGCCTGAGATGTGGAAATACTCCGAGAAGCTGATGGATCACTTCGTCAACCCACGCAACGTCGGGAACATCGAGAACCCCGACGGACATGCGCAGGTCGGCTCTCCCGTCTGCGGCGACGCGATGACCCTCGACATTTCGGTCGACGATGAAGGCAGGATAAGCGATGTGAAGTTCCGGACCTTCGGCTGCGCCGGCGCCATTGCCTCCGCCTCGGCCCTGACCGAGATGGTCGCCGGGAAGACGCTCGAAGAGGCCCTCGCGGTCAAGAACAGGCAGATTGTCGACTATCTCGGCGGGATGCCCGAGGAGAAGTACCACTGCTCGGTCATGGGGCACGAGGCTCTTCGGGATGCGATCGCCGACTACAGGGCGAAGGTCGGCGAGGTCGAGCGCGAGGCGCTCGCAGCTGTGGAGGCGGTGAAGGCCGAAGCGCCGGGACTCGCCATGCTCAGGGCAAGGCCCGGTTCCGTGGCCATCCGCATGGATGGCGAGCCTCCGGCCGGCCTTGCGGACAGGCTGGCCGGCTCGATCTCGGCAGCCCTCGGCAGGAGGATAGAGGTGGAGTTCCGTCGATGAACGTCTACCTCGACAACAACGCCACCACACCTCTCGATCCCCTGGTCCTCGCCAGGATGCTGCCCTTCCTGGGCGAGAGGTTCGGGAATCCTTCGAGCTTCCATTCCTTCGGCAGTTCGCTCATGGAGGCCATCGAAGAATCGCGCGGTAGGGTGGCTTCGCTCATCGGCGCGCCAAGGTCTGCCGCGGGCAGGCCGGCGGTGGTCTTCACCAGCGGCGGCACGGAGAGCGACAACTGGGCTCTCAGGGGTTCCCTGGCGGCCACCGGCCGCAGGACGATCGTCACAACCCCCGTCGAGCACCCTGCCGTCCTCGAGACTGCCAGGCAGCTCGAACGCGAAGGCTTCGAGCTCCGCGTCGCGCGCGTCACCTGCGACGGCGTGCTCGACATGGACAGCATCCGGGAGGCCATCGATCCCACGGTTGCAGTCTTGTCCGTCATGGCGGCCAACAACGAGACCGGAGTGCTGATGCCGATCCGGGAATGTGCCGAGATGGCGCATTCCGTCGGGGCGCTATTCCACACCGACGCCGTGCAGGCGGCCGGGAAGATCCCCCTGGACGCGGAAGGCGACGGGATCGACCTGCTGAGCCTGTCCGCCCACAAGATCCACGGACCCAAGGGAGTGGGCGCTCTCTACGTCAGGCCCGGCCTCGATCTGCCCGCATTCGTCCATGGCGGGCACCACGAGTCCGGCCTGCGGGCGGGCACCTACAACGTACCGGGCATCGCCGGCCTGGGGGAGGCGGCCAGGCTCGCCCTGGAGGAGATCGGCCCCGGCACCTCGGCGATCCTGGCCCTGCGCGACCGTCTCGAGAACGGCATGAAGGCAACCTGCCCGGGGGTCAGCATAGCGGGCGCTCTCGCCCCCCGCCTCCCCAACACCACCACGGCGCTCTTCAGCGGCGTCGAGAGCGAAGCCATCCTCACCCTGCTGGACATGAGGGGCATAAGCGTCTCGTCGGGATCGGCCTGCAGCACGGGCAGCAAGGATCCCAGCCATGTCCTGAGGGCGATGAACGTCGACCGGAACCTGGCGAACAGCGCGGTCAGGTTCAGCCTGAGCCGCTTCAACACGGCCCATGAGATCGACTACACGCTCGAGGTGCTCGCGGACGTGATAGACAGACTGAGAAGGATATCGCCCTACGTCTGAAGGCGCCGCTCAGATGAGGGAGGGATAGACCGCGGCGGAGACGGAGGCTCCGAAATCCGGCTCGTCGGACATGGAGGCCTCGGCGGATACCCCCGTGACCAGCCAGTCAAGGGGAGCCCAGACGATGCCCGCCGCCGCATCGGGGTCGGATCCCGTCCTCGAGCCCGCCCCGATCCATATCTGCGTTTCCGGCATCACGTAGCTAGCGCACCCGACCGCCACGTCCAGTCCGTCGGTGATCCTGGCGTGGAGGGGGTCGTCGCCTCCCGAGGCGAAGTAGCCTGCATCGACCGAGAGCCTGAACAGCCTGAACACCGTGCTGGTGCAGATGCCTGCGCGGGCCTCGGCCCCGCGGTCCCTGGGCGCATCGCCGGTCGGCAGTGTCAGCGATCCCTTCAGAGCGAGGGCGGTGCCTCCCCTTGCGGTCTCGTAGAGGTACTTCACCCCCATGGAGATGTCTCCGACAGGGCCTTCCTCGAACACCGAATCCCATACGTACACGGGGATGGACGCACCCGCCTCGACGCCTGGCGCGGCGCCCCATGCCGCGGAAAGCGACAGGGGGGCGGTGCCGAAGTCGCCTCCGGGCATCCTGGCTCCCATCGTGGCGCCGATTCGGAACGAGCCCTCGGGCAGGAAATCGCCCGTGCCCAGCCTCCAGTATCCCGAGAGCCCGTCGCCGGTGGGCAGGGCTGCGGGGAGTTCGCCGGAGGGCGGCGTTGCGATGCCCGCCGACAGGACGATGATCGATAGGATTGCTGGCATCACTGCACGACCTCCGTGGCGCTGTTGACCGGCGGTGAAGATAGGCAGAGAATAGCATGCCGGCCATGCCGCCGGCGGGAAGGGGCCCCGGGAACCATGCGAACCGGATCCGTAGCCGCGGTCCTGCTCGCGATGGTATCCCTGGCGGGGCTCGCCGTCATGCTCTTCACCGACGAACCCGAGCCTCCTGCGGAGGAGCCCGGCCCCGGCATCGAGCCGCCCGCGATCGAGGCCCTGTGCGGGGGTGTCGCGCTGGGCGGCATGCCCCGCATCCAGATGAGGGCGGATACGACCGTGCTCCTGCTCGACCTCGACGGAGCGCTTTTCACGATGACGCAGGCCAATCAGTACCTCATGTCGGCCCTGGCCGAGGCGCGGTGCCTGCATCTCGAGACCCGCACCCGGCCCGACGGAGGGCTCACGTTCCTGGCCTCCTACCCCGACGGCAGACCCCTCCGCATGGAGCTGAAACCCGTCGGCACGAGCTGAGCGATCGTTGACAGTGGCAATCTGATGCGGTTATTGATCGCCTTCCCGATGCAGTAACAGAATCCGGCCAGATACCGCTCCGCGAAGGGGCCCCTGCCCCGTTGCGCGCCAGGCGCATGAGAGCCCTAGCGGGGACACGACAGGAGGTTCCGAGGACATGAAGCGATCCGCCCTGGACTGGAGGCTGCTGAGTTCAGCCGCCCTCTTCGTCATCTCCGCACTGCTGATATGGCCGACGATCGACTGGTACTCCATGCCCGAGACGCAGCGCGACAGGGCCGAGGCCAGCGTCCAGCCCGAGACGGACAATCCCCACTTCGTCGCCCTCCTCGAGGAGATGAGGGCCGAGGGCGGAGAGGAGACGCTGTCCGACTACCGCGAGATCTACGAGCGCAGCAGGGGCACCATCAAGCTGGGGCTCGACCTGCAGGGCGGCATGTACCTCTCCTACATCATCGAGCCCGTAGGCGGCCTGGAGCCTTCCGAGGCCATAGAGCAGGCGCTCGAGACCATCCGGAACAGGGTGGACGAGTTCGGCGTCTCCGAGCCCTCCATCACCCGCCAGGGCCAGGACAGGATGGTCGTCCAGCTCCCGGGCATAAGGGACCCGGCGCGCGCGCGCTCCATCGTCGAGAGGCAGGCCCTGCTCGAGTTCAAAATCGTGGCCTATCCCAACGCCAGGGTGAGCATCCCCTCCGAGGTCCCCGCCCTGGCCGAGATCGATGCACTCCTGGCAGCCGAGGCCGCCCCGGCGGTCGATTCGGCCGCGACCGTTCCCGGACAGGTGGACGGAGACGTTCCGGCTTCGGACACGACGATCCAGCCCGCGGCGGATTCGATCTCCGGTACTCAGCCCGAAGAGGGCTTCTCCCTGCCCGAGACCCAGCCTGCCGATCAGGCCGCCGCCCTCCCGTCGGACTCCCTCCTCTCCATCCCCGAGATGCCCGCGGTTTCAGGCGGCTCGTTCACCGGGCTCATCCAGGGGGCGGACGAGTATTCCGCGCTCTCGCTCAGCATCTCCCCGGGCGACTGGATGATCGAGTCGGGCGAGGACTACGACCTGTTCATGAGCTACGTGACGAGGGCCGACGTCGATTCCATCCTCGCCGCGAGGAACCTTCTCCTGGTGACCGGTCGCGAGACCGAGACGCAGTCCGGCACCTTCCGCTCGCTCTTCCTCGTCCCGAGGGACGCCACCAGGGGATTCGACCAGAATACCGGCCTCGTGCGCGAGTACTACGCCCTCACGGGCGCCTCGCTCACCGACGCCTACATCAGGATGGGCGACGACCAGTCGCTCAGCAGCGCGCCATACCTCATCCTCGAGTTCGACTCCGAGGGCGCCGCCAACTGGGAGAGGATCACCGGCGAGAACGTCGAGGAAAGGGTCAGCGTCATCCTCGACGGCACGATGTACTCGGTCGCCACGATCCGCGAGCGCATCTCCGGCACCAGCACGAGGCTGTCCGGAGGCTTCTCGGTCGAGGAGGCGCGCGACCTCAGGCTCGTCCTGAAGGCCGGTTCCCTGCCGGCACGGCTGATCCTCGCCGAGGAGCAGACCATCGGCCCGAGCATGGGCAGGCAGGCGCTCGACAGGGGGCTCATCGCGGCCCTCGCAGGGTTCGCGATCGTAGCCTTGTTCATGATCGTCTACTACGGCACGGGCGGCGTGATCGCCACCGTCGGGCTCGTCCTGAACATGCTTCTCATCCTCGCGACGCTCTGCTTCCCCGGCCCACTGGCCCGCCTGGGCGTCTCGGGTCTCGGAGCAACCCTGACGCTGCCCGGCATCGCCGGCATCGTCCTCACGATAGGCATGGCCGTCGATGCCAACGTGCTGATCTTCGAGCGCATCCGCGAGGAGCGGAGGTCGGGCAAGAGCATAAGGCCAGCCGTCGAGGCCGGCTTCGCGCGCGCCTTCACGACGATCCTCGACTCGAACCTGACCACCCTCATCACGGCCCTCATCCTCTACAGGTTCGGCACCGGGCCGGTGCGCGGGTTCGCGGTCACCCTCTCGATCGGTATCCTCGCGAGCCTCTTCTGCTCGCTGGTGTTCGGGCGAGGCGTCTTCGAACTCCTCCTGCGGAAGAAGTCGCGCACCGACATAGGCCTGGGCAGGCTGCACTTCTTCCTGGGCTCGAAGATCGGGTTCGTGAAGATCCGGAAGACGGCCTACGTCATCTCCCTGGCCCTGATCCTCGCAGGAGTGGCGGCATTCGCACTCAACGGCGGGTTCAGGATGTCGATAGACTTCACCGGCGGCCTCGAGACCAACGTAACCGGTCCCGAGGGCATGACGGTCGAGCAGCTCCGGACTTCGCTGTTCGGCGCCGGGCTGGAGGGCGTGCAGGTCCAGCAGCTCGAGGACTACGAGGGCGAGGGCAACGCCTTCGTGATCAGGACCTCCACCATGGATTCCGAGGAGGTCAACGCCGCCCTGGTCGCCAACGGATGCTCCCCGATGGGCAGCGAAGAGGAAGGGACGGCCTACATCCGCCAGATCGGCCCGAGGGTGGGCTCCGAGCTCAGGTCGAAGGCCACCAGCGCCGTGCTCCTGTCGTGGGTCGCGATCATCCTGTACGTCTGGTACAGGTTCCAGCTGAAGTGGGGGTTTGCCTCCGTGCTGGCCCTCGTCCACGACACGCTGATCACCCTGGGCTTCCTGGCCTTCGCCCGGATCGAGATATCGCTCACGATAATAGCGGCGATACTCACCATCATCGGGTACTCGATCAACGACACGATCGTCGTGTTCGACAGGATCAGGGAGAACAGGAGGCTCCGCAAGGGCCGGACCTTCGAGGAGACCGTGGACATGAGCGTCAACGAGACGCTCAGCAGGACGATCATCACATCCCTGACCACGTTCCTCGCCGTGCTCGCCCTGTTCATCTTCGGCGTGGGCGAGATAGCCGACTTCGCCCTGACGATGTGCCTGGGCCTCGTGGTAGGCACCTACTCGTCGGTCTTCGTCGCGGGCATGCTGCTCGTGGACTGGAAGGGCCGCAGGGAGCGAGCCCAGTAGGGCTCCCGCAGTAACAACCGTACCGGCTCGTGCGGCCGGGACCCCTCGGGT
Above is a genomic segment from Candidatus Fermentibacter sp. containing:
- a CDS encoding aminotransferase class V-fold PLP-dependent enzyme; amino-acid sequence: MNVYLDNNATTPLDPLVLARMLPFLGERFGNPSSFHSFGSSLMEAIEESRGRVASLIGAPRSAAGRPAVVFTSGGTESDNWALRGSLAATGRRTIVTTPVEHPAVLETARQLEREGFELRVARVTCDGVLDMDSIREAIDPTVAVLSVMAANNETGVLMPIRECAEMAHSVGALFHTDAVQAAGKIPLDAEGDGIDLLSLSAHKIHGPKGVGALYVRPGLDLPAFVHGGHHESGLRAGTYNVPGIAGLGEAARLALEEIGPGTSAILALRDRLENGMKATCPGVSIAGALAPRLPNTTTALFSGVESEAILTLLDMRGISVSSGSACSTGSKDPSHVLRAMNVDRNLANSAVRFSLSRFNTAHEIDYTLEVLADVIDRLRRISPYV
- the secD gene encoding protein translocase subunit SecD, which produces MKRSALDWRLLSSAALFVISALLIWPTIDWYSMPETQRDRAEASVQPETDNPHFVALLEEMRAEGGEETLSDYREIYERSRGTIKLGLDLQGGMYLSYIIEPVGGLEPSEAIEQALETIRNRVDEFGVSEPSITRQGQDRMVVQLPGIRDPARARSIVERQALLEFKIVAYPNARVSIPSEVPALAEIDALLAAEAAPAVDSAATVPGQVDGDVPASDTTIQPAADSISGTQPEEGFSLPETQPADQAAALPSDSLLSIPEMPAVSGGSFTGLIQGADEYSALSLSISPGDWMIESGEDYDLFMSYVTRADVDSILAARNLLLVTGRETETQSGTFRSLFLVPRDATRGFDQNTGLVREYYALTGASLTDAYIRMGDDQSLSSAPYLILEFDSEGAANWERITGENVEERVSVILDGTMYSVATIRERISGTSTRLSGGFSVEEARDLRLVLKAGSLPARLILAEEQTIGPSMGRQALDRGLIAALAGFAIVALFMIVYYGTGGVIATVGLVLNMLLILATLCFPGPLARLGVSGLGATLTLPGIAGIVLTIGMAVDANVLIFERIREERRSGKSIRPAVEAGFARAFTTILDSNLTTLITALILYRFGTGPVRGFAVTLSIGILASLFCSLVFGRGVFELLLRKKSRTDIGLGRLHFFLGSKIGFVKIRKTAYVISLALILAGVAAFALNGGFRMSIDFTGGLETNVTGPEGMTVEQLRTSLFGAGLEGVQVQQLEDYEGEGNAFVIRTSTMDSEEVNAALVANGCSPMGSEEEGTAYIRQIGPRVGSELRSKATSAVLLSWVAIILYVWYRFQLKWGFASVLALVHDTLITLGFLAFARIEISLTIIAAILTIIGYSINDTIVVFDRIRENRRLRKGRTFEETVDMSVNETLSRTIITSLTTFLAVLALFIFGVGEIADFALTMCLGLVVGTYSSVFVAGMLLVDWKGRRERAQ